Part of the Candidatus Poribacteria bacterium genome is shown below.
ATCTTACAACAATACGGCGAATGGAATACTGAAAAAGATGCGAAACTTAACGCACTTGAGGAACTCTTAACTCAAACACATCCCGACAAAAAAGTTTTGGTTTTCACGCAATTTGCGGATACTGTGAATTATCTGACAGACATTCTCAAAGAACGAGGTTTAACGCAAATAGAGGCGGCAACTGGTGATTCGTCAAACCCAACTGAGCTGGCGTGCCGATTCAGCCCTGTTAGCAATAATAGACGAGAAGACATCACCGCGGATAATGAATTGCGTATTCTCATCAGCACAGATGTCCTAAGTGAAGGTCAGAACTTACAGGACTGTGCTATTGTCGTAAACTATGATCTGCCGTGGGCAATTATACGCTTAGTCCAACGTGCTGGCAGAGTTGACCGAATCGGACAAACATCGGAGACCATTCTGTGCTATTCGTTTCTACCCGCTGAGGGTGTGGAACGCATTATTGATTTACGGGGGCGTGTCCGTGCACGCCTCCAGCAAAACGCAGAAGTCATTGGCACAGACGAAGCCTTTTTTGAAGATGACGGTGAAGATGGCAACACAGCAATCATTAACCTTTATAATGAGGAAGCCGGTCTGCTTGATGATGATTTAGATAATGACGTTGACCTCGCCTCTCACGCCTATCAGATTTGGAAAAATGCTATTACTGAAAACCCAAACTTAGAAAAAATCATCACAACACTTCCGTCTGTTGTCTATTCAACCCAACCGCATATACCGACGGATACGCAGCCTGAAGGTGCGTTGGTGTATATCCGAACAGGGGAAGATAACGATGCACTGGCATGGATTGATCAAAATGGAGAAAGTGTAACAGAATCCCAGTTTGCTATTCTCCAAGCCGCAGCCTGTCAACCCGAAACGGAAGCACTCCCACCACTTGAAGAACATCATCACCTTGTGGAAGCAGCAGCGGAATTAATCGTCTCTGAGGAACGGACGGTGGGTGGACAACTCGGACGACCCTCCGGCGCACGGTTCCGCACCTACGAACGTCTCAAGGATTACGCTTCAGAGGTAGAAGACACACTTTTTAATACGCAAGAACTCAAGCAAGTCATAGAAAATATTTATCGCTACCCACTGCGTCCAGTAGCAACCGATATTCTCAACCGTCAACTCCGTAGTGCTATCTCCAAGGAAGACCTTGCAGCGTTGGTGATTGACTTATGGGAAGATGGGAGACTCTGCATTGTTGAGGAGGAGCGGCAAACACGAGAACCACAGATTGTCTGTTCATTAGGCCTTCGTAGAAGGGATTTGTAATCCCGATTCTTGTAGAAGGGATTTATAATCCCAACGCTACCCCAACATTCAAAAAACCTTGAACGCCATTGACATATCGTATATAATTTCAGCACTTAGACATACAAGTGATTAATCGCCGAGCGACAAACACAATCTTTTGGAAAGTNNNNNNNNNNNNNNNNNNNNNNNNNNNNNNNNNNNNNNNNNNNNNNNNNNNNNNNNNNNNNNNNNNNNNNNNNNNNNNNNNNNNNNNNNNNNNNNNNNNNAGCATAAACTTTCAGTTTGTGCATAAGCCAGTACCATAAACTTTACGGAGACTTCAGACAGCTTGTAGCATAAACTTTCAGTTTGTGCATAAGCCAGTACCATAAACTTTACGGAGACTTCGGATGAAAAAGCCTGAACTTGTCATTGGATACCTTATGAATGGCGGAGCCTTCATCCAATCTATTAAGGTTCCAAAGTTACTGGATTGGATCAAACACTTAGAACCTGAAGAACTTATTGCGTTTTTTCAGGATTTACTCGAATTGGTAATACAAATTCCGAGGGGAAAGGAAGATGTTGAGACACTTGAGGAATTTTTCGGCTATTGGCGAGAGCTTGCATTAGAATCAGATAGCGCACTTGGCGAAACTCACACCGATCCGGAAGAAGCAGAAATCGCAGCGAAAGCCGCTGATATACTTTGGAAATCTCTCGCCGATTCCCTTAGCGCAGCCATGAGCACAGGCGAATTGGGAATCTTCAGAAATTATGATGATGAGGAACACGAATTGACATCACCGTGGATAGATATTGTTGATGAGCAACCCGGACCAGCATTAACAACTCACGGCATTTACATGGACCCAGAGCCTGTTGATATAACGGAAGCACAACGGGATGCGTACTTAGCTCTACCTATTTTAGAAATCCCATTCTCTGCCCGGATCCACAATTGTCTTGAAAGGGAAAATATCAAAACCGTCCGTGATCTCGTCATCAAAGAGGAGTGGGATCTGTTGGAATACAAGAACTTCGGACCCGGGTCGCTACTCAATGTCAAAAAACAACTCGCCTCCAGGGGCCTTTACTTGGGAATGGACCTGGATGACGAGGACTATGAGGAAGATGAGGACATCTACGAAGAAGATACGGAATAATCCTGTGAATATAATGAAAGGGTAACATAAATGCTGAATATCCGAGAAACACGCCAATACCTCAAAGAATCCGACTTTGAAAACCTCTTTACGCAAGTACTCGGTTGGGATAATCACACGCAAACCCTCAATGTCCGAATAGACGAAACCGAATATCAACTCACCGCCATCGCCGAAAAACGAGGAATGGTTGTTTTTGAATGTCCAGCAACCGAAGCCGAAGGACGCATCCCCGATTATGCCACCCGCCGCAAGATTCAAAAACAGGTCGCAAAATCCGTCCACGAACACTTCATCATCTACACCAACATTGAGAAAACCACAGACATCTATCAGTGGGTCAAACGCGAGCGGGGAAAACCCGACGCATGCCGTGAACACCGGTATAACCGAAACGAACAATCCGGTGAATCCCTCATCCAGAAACTACAAACCCTCGCTTTTGCTTTTGAGGAAGAAGAGCAGCTGACGCTCTTTGAAGTAACCGGACGTGTCGGGACAGCCTTTTACGCTGAACGGGTTACCAAGAAGTTTTACGACCATTTCAAAAGGGAGCATACGGCATTTCTCAAATTCCTCAAAGGCATTCCTGATGAAGAGATGCAACGTTGGTACGTCTCCGTCATGCTCAACCGCCTGATGTTTATCTATTTCATTCAGAAGAAAAATTTCCTGAATAACGACAAGAACTATCTGTCTACCAAACTGTCAGAGAGCCAAGCGAACGGCACCAATCGATACTACAAAGACTTCCTCTGCCCACTCTTCTTTGAAGGATTCGCGAAGCCAGAAAACGAACGGAACAGAGAAGTAAAACGCTTACTCGGTAAAATCCCCTATCTCAACGGTGGTATCTTTCAAAAACACCAACTTGAGACACTCCACGGCGAAAACATTGACATCCCCGATAAAGCGTTCGAGCAGCTTTTCAGTTTCTTTGAGCAGTACGACTGGCACCTCGACGACCGTCCACTTCGCAACGATAACGAGATTAACCCCGATGTGCTCGGCTACATCTTTGAAAAGTACATCAACCAGAAGCAGATGGGAGCATACTACACCAAAGAGGACATCACCGAGTACATCAGCAAAAATACCATCATTCCGTTCCTCTTTGACAAGGCACAAAAAGCATGTAAAATCGCCTTTGAAGGCGACACTTCCGTTTGGAAACTCCTACAAGACGATCCAGACCGCTACATCTACGATGCCGTCAAAAAAGGTGCTGAATTGGAAAATTTACCCCCTAATATTGCTGCTGGCATTGATGATGTCTCCAAACGCACCGACTGGAACACACCCGCAGATCCTGATTACGCCTTGCCGACAGAGATTTGGCGAGAGACCGTCGCTCGGCGACAGCGTTATGAAACCATCGGCGCTAAACTCGCAAACGGAGAGATAACTGACATCAACGATCTGATTACCTATAACCTCAATATCCGCCAATTCGCCCAAGATGTCATCGAAAATTGTGAGGGGCCCGAACTCCTCCGCGCTTTCTGGAAAGCCATCACCGAAGTGACGATCCTTGACCCGACCTGCGGCTCCGGTGCGTTCCTCTTTGCCGCTCTCAATATCCTCGAACCGCTCTATGAGGCATGTTTGGATAGGATGCAAGTCTTCCTTGACGAGTTGCAGCACGCTAATAAAAAAACACACGCTCTGAAATATGATGACTTTCGGAAAACGCTTGAACAGCACCCAAACCGCAAATATTTTATTCTCAAATCCATCATCATCAACAATCTCTACGGTGTGGACATCATGGACGAGGCTATCGAGATTTGCAAACTACGCCTCTTCCTCAAAATGGTAGCACAGATTGACGATGTCCAACAGGTTGAACCGCTACCGGATATCGATTTTAACGTTCAAGCAGGGAATATCCTCGTCGGTTATGCGACTTATGACGAGGTAGAAAAGACGGTCACCGGTAAATTCGACTTTGACGATACCATGAAACGCATTGAAGAAAAGGCTGGAGATATTGACGTTTTTGTTAATATGTTTCGCGATCAACAAACGAAAGAAAAGGATGATGAGAAACTCATTAAACCGGCAGACAAACAGAATTTGCAAAGTAGACTCCAAGAATTAGAAGACGAGCTCAACTTATATCTTGCTGAAGAATACGGCGTGGATCCAAAGAAAAAATCTGCTTACCAAGACTGGTTAGTTTCACATAAGCCCTTCCACTGGTTCATCGCGTTTTACGGTATTCTTAAGAACGGTGGGTTTGATGTGGTTATTGGCAACCCGCCGTATCTTGAATTAAGACAGGTTGACTATTTGCCTCCCAAGAACCTAGCTAGTTACGAAACTAAAGCGATTCATGCAATGTGCATAGATCGCAGTTCGCAGCTTTTAAGTCAACAAGGCTGCATGAGCATGATTGTCCCTTTAGCTTTAGTTTCCACACAGCGAATGCAGAG
Proteins encoded:
- a CDS encoding Eco57I restriction-modification methylase domain-containing protein, producing the protein MLNIRETRQYLKESDFENLFTQVLGWDNHTQTLNVRIDETEYQLTAIAEKRGMVVFECPATEAEGRIPDYATRRKIQKQVAKSVHEHFIIYTNIEKTTDIYQWVKRERGKPDACREHRYNRNEQSGESLIQKLQTLAFAFEEEEQLTLFEVTGRVGTAFYAERVTKKFYDHFKREHTAFLKFLKGIPDEEMQRWYVSVMLNRLMFIYFIQKKNFLNNDKNYLSTKLSESQANGTNRYYKDFLCPLFFEGFAKPENERNREVKRLLGKIPYLNGGIFQKHQLETLHGENIDIPDKAFEQLFSFFEQYDWHLDDRPLRNDNEINPDVLGYIFEKYINQKQMGAYYTKEDITEYISKNTIIPFLFDKAQKACKIAFEGDTSVWKLLQDDPDRYIYDAVKKGAELENLPPNIAAGIDDVSKRTDWNTPADPDYALPTEIWRETVARRQRYETIGAKLANGEITDINDLITYNLNIRQFAQDVIENCEGPELLRAFWKAITEVTILDPTCGSGAFLFAALNILEPLYEACLDRMQVFLDELQHANKKTHALKYDDFRKTLEQHPNRKYFILKSIIINNLYGVDIMDEAIEICKLRLFLKMVAQIDDVQQVEPLPDIDFNVQAGNILVGYATYDEVEKTVTGKFDFDDTMKRIEEKAGDIDVFVNMFRDQQTKEKDDEKLIKPADKQNLQSRLQELEDELNLYLAEEYGVDPKKKSAYQDWLVSHKPFHWFIAFYGILKNGGFDVVIGNPPYLELRQVDYLPPKNLASYETKAIHAMCIDRSSQLLSQQGCMSMIVPLALVSTQRMQSIQTILEGSRNVWYTNYSWRPAKLFDMVNLLLTIFIAAPSTENKTFSTNCQKWTSDNRDSLMYSISYVEIPRHRTAVWAPKLGMEIETTLLKKCTEVKTVLRLFMSSQSKHRVYHRVAGGLYWKVFTDFQPAFRVNGKSGNSTAERSFSVETSEILRPVIAVLSSDLFWWWYTITTDCRNLSASDIKNFPIPKSALYDSQLAELGEMYLEDLQRNSIMQVRVQKQTGRTETQLFKIQKSKHIIDQIDRALAKHYGFTDEELDFITNYDIKYRMGLGN